The DNA region ATACAAATAGGTGATAAAATACTATTTGCTTGTGATAATCATGCAAAAAATGATATTGAATATATTGCACAAAATATATATGAATTTTATTATGCCTTAACAGGAAAAGAAAAAAGAACAATTTTTAAAGGATTTTGATGATTATATTGACTGGACCATGTGTCTTAGAAGATAGAGATACAGTAATGAAAATTGCAGAAAAACTTCAACCTCTAAGTGAAGATAAAAGAGTAGAGTTCTATTTTAAAGCATCTTTTGATAAAGCAAATAGAACTAGTATCCATTCTTATAGAGGACCTGGATTAGATGAAGGACTAAAAATATTTGAAGAAGTAAAAAAAGAGTTTGGATATAAACTTATTACAGATATACATGAATCTCATCAAGCAAAGCCAGCTGCTGAGGTTATAGATATTTTACAAATACCAGCTTTTTTATGTAGACAAACAGATCTTTTAGTAGAAGCTGCAAAAACAAATGCAAAGATAAATATTAAAAAAGGGCAGTTTTTAGCAGCAGATGCAATGAAACATCCGGTTCAAAAGGTATTAGAAACTAGAGGTGAAAAAGATATAAATTATAATATCTCAAAACAAAATGGTGTATGGCTTTGTGAAAGAGGCAATACTTTTGGTTATGGAGCTTTAGTTGTAGATATGAGAAATTTAATATTAATGAGAGAGTATGCTCCTGTTATTTTTGATGCTACTCATTCTGTGCAAATTCCAAGCACCGGAGGAACAACAGGAGGAAATTCTGAATTTGTTTCATATATGGCAAGAGCAGCAGCAAGTGTAGGTGTAGATGGATTCTTTTTTGAAACTCATATTGATCCATCTATTGCAAAAAGTGATGGACCAAATATGTTAGAAGTAAGTAAATTATATAAAACAGTAGATGAGATATTTGCAATTAAAGATGCTTTAAATATTTAGTTTTTTGCAATTAATTTTTTTTTAGATATAATCGCAAAATAAATGAATAAAAATATTAATATATTAATGGAGTAATAATGAAAGTTATAGAAGGTAAATTAAGACTTAATGGTAATGAAAAGATTGCAATTATTAATGGAAGATTTAATCATATCATTACTGATAGATTAGTTGAAGGTGCTAAAGATGCATTTATAAGACATGGTGGAAATGAAGATAACTTAGATTTATTATTAGTTCCAGGAGCATTTGAAATTCCATTTGCATTAGAAAAAGCATTAGAAAGTGGAAAATATGATGCTGTTTGTTGTGTAGGAGCAGTAATTAGAGGAGCTACACCTCACTTTGATTATATCTCAGCTGAAGCAACAAAAGGTATTGCAACTGTAACTTTAAAATATGGAAAACCTGTATCAAATGGTGTTTTAACTACAGATACAATAGAACAAGCTATTGAAAGAGCAGGTTCAAAAGTAGGGAACAAAGGTGCAGAAGCAATGATTACAATTATTGAAATGCTAGATTTATATAATGAGTTAGGAAAGTAATGGCAACTAGAACACAAGCAAGAGAGTCGGTTATTGGTTTACTTTATGCAGTAGATTTAGGAAATGATGGAATTATTAAATTTGTTGATGAAATTTTAGAAGATAAAAAAATAAGAAATAAACAAAAAGATTTTGCATTAAATCTTTTTAATGGTGTAATTGATAATTTAGAAAAAATTGATGAAGAGATTCAAGTACATTTAAATCAAGGTTCTTTAAATGATTTAGGAAATGTTGAAAAATCTATTTTAAGATTAGCAGTTTATGAAATATTGTTTGAAAATCTAGATAAACCAATAATTATAAATGAAGCAATAGAATTATCTAAAAGATTAGCAAGTGATAATGCACCAAAATTTATTAATGGTGTTCTTGATAAAGTAAAAAGGTAGAGTTTTGAAATTATGCATATCTTTAGATTTACCTACAGCTAAAGAGAATATTGAATTAGTTAAAAAGGTAAATGAATTAGAAAATATTAGTGAAGTTTGGCTAAAAGTAGGATTTAGAAGTTTTATTAGAGATGGACAAAAGTTTTTAGAAGATTTAAAAGCAATAAATAATAGTTTCAAACTTTTTTTAGATTTAAAACTTTATGATATTCCAAATACAATGGCAGATGCAGCATTTGAAATTTCAAATTTTGGTATTGTTGATATGTTTAATATTCATGCAAGTTCAGGAAGAATTGCAATGCAAACAGTAATGCAAAGAATAAAAGATATCCCAAATAGACCTATTGTTTTAGCAGTTACTGCTCTTACTTCATTTGATAATGATAATTTTAGATCAGTTTATAATGAAGATATAGATACAAAAGCTAGAAGATTTGCTATTGATGCATTTGATTCTGGTATTGATGGCGTTGTTTGTTCTGCTCATGAAAGTAGAGATATTAAATCTTGTACAGCAGATGATTTTATTACTTTATGTCCAGGAATTAGACCTTTTGGTGAAGATTCTCAAGATCAAAAAAGAGTAGCAGATTTAGATTTTGCAAAAAAAGAGTTGGTTGATTATATTGTTGTTGGAAGACCAATATACAAATCTGAAGAACCAAAAGAAGTAGTAAATAAAATTTTAGAAAATATTTAAAATAAAAGAATTTAGTAAATTATTTTTAAAAAGCACTTTTTTAAGTGCTTTTTAAGTATCTAAGCATTATAATTCTCGTCCAGTTTTTGACTTAGATTTAAGAACTGTAAACGGATAGGTGGGTGAGCTGGCTGAAACCACTTCCCTGCTAAGGAAGCGTACTGGTAACGGTACCGAGGGTTCGAATCCCTCCCTGTCCGCCACTATAAAATATAATGGAATCGGGTCATTAGCTCAGCTGGTTAGAGCACTCGGCTCATAACCGAGTGGTCGGAGGTTCGAGTCCTCCATGACCCACCATTTGCGGGAATAGCTCAGTTGGCTAGAGCCTCTGCCTTCCAAGCAGATTGTCGCGAGTTCGAGTCTCGTTTCCCGCTCCATTATTTTTTATTTTTAAATATTTTAAGTTGATTATGCGGGAATAGCTCAGTTGGCTAGAGCCTCTGCCTTCCAAGCAGATTGTCGCGAGTTCGAGTCTCGTTTCCCGCTCCACTTAAAATAAATAAGCATTAATATAAATGCGGGAATAGCTCAGTTGGCTAGAGCCTCTGCCTTCCAAGCAGATTGTCGCGAGTTCGAGTCTCGTTTCCCGCTCCATTTTTTTATCGCGGAATAGAGCAGCCAGGTAGCTCGTCGGGCTCATAACCCGAAGGTCGCTAGTTCAAATCTAGCTTCCGCAACCAAATTAGTATTTAAATTTTAATATGTCAAGGTAGCTCAGCTGGCTAGAGCGCTGGTCTCATAAGCCGGAGGTCGAGAGTTCAAGTCTCTCTCTTGACACCATATATATTTGAATGCTGGTGTAGCTCAGTTGGCTAGAGCAGCTGATTTGTAATCAGCAGGTCGGGGGTTCAAATCCCTTCACCAGCTCCATTCAAAAGTTCTTGGGGTATCGCCAAGTGGTAAGGCAACGGTTTTTGGTATCGTCATTCGCAGGTTCGAATCCTGCTACCCCATCCACTTATTCTATTTTTAATCATAACTAGATATACTATTGTCAATTATTTAAAAAGGTAAATAATTGCAATCAATAATTAAAAAACTCATAATTTTATTTTGTTTTATTACTTTTTCTAATTTATATTCGAAAGATTTAGATAAAGTCTCTTTACAATTATCTTGGTTTAATCAATTTCAATTTGCAGGTTATTATATTGCAAAAGAGAAAGGTTTTTATAAAGATGTAGGATTAGATGTCGATATTAAAAATTATGATTTCAATATTGATGTACCAACTGAAGTTAGTAATGGTAACTCAAATTTCGGTATTGGTAGAGAAACATTACTTTTAGATAAAAGTGAAGGTAAAGACGTAGTTTCTCTTTATGCAACTTTTCAAGCTTCTCCTTTAGTTTTAATATCATTGAAAAATTCAAATATTGAATCCATAAAAGATTTTGAAAATAAAAAAATTATGGCAACACCTGGTGATGCAACTGAAGTATCAATAAAAGCTATGATTACTTCAAAAAATATTGATTTTAAAAAAATGATATTTCTTAAACATTCTCACAATGTAATGGATTTAGTTAATAAAAAAACTGACATAATGTCTGCATATATTTCAAAAGCACCTTATTCATTAGATAAAAAAAATATTAAATATAATATATTTTATCCTAAAGATTATGGTTTTGATATGTATAGTGATTTTCTTTTTACTAATTCCCATGAGATTAAAAATAATGAACAAAGAGTTATTGATTTTAAAAATGCCTCATTACGAGGATGGGAGTATGCTTTTTCTCATATTAATGAAACGGCAAAATTAATATATGATAAATATAATAATAAAAACTTAACTATTGATGAGTTGATTTTTGAAGCAAAAAAGTTAAAAAAGTTAGCATATTATGATAATGCTAATTTAGGAGATATAAAATTAGATAAAGTTCAAAGAATTTTTGATTTATATAATGTTATGGGTTTGACAAAAAAACAGATTTCTATTTCACAATTTGTTTATAATAATAAATTTAATCTTTTTACAAAAGGTGAAAAAGCTTATATAAAAAATAATAAAATAGTTAATATTTGTATTAATGAAAACAAAAATCGTACAGGAATATTAAAAGATTTTATAAATTTAATTGAAAAAAATAGTGGTTTTGAATTTAATATAATAAATAGTAAAGATTGGAACAGTTCTTTATCTTTGTTAAAAACTAAGCAATGTGATATATTACCTTCATCTTTTAAATCTTTAGCTTTAAAACAATATTTTTCTTTTACAAAAAAATATGTAGATATTCCTTTAGTTATTGCAACAAAACATGATGTATCATTTATTGATAATATAAGATCATTAAAAAATAAAACAATTGGTGTTATAAATGATAAAAATTTAATAAGTTTTTTAAATAAAAATTATCCTTCTTTAAAAATACAAAGAGTTAATTCTTTGGATGAAGGATTAGATTTAGTTTCTCATAATAAACTATTTGCTCAAATTGATACAATTACTTCAATTTCAAAAAAAATACAAGATAAATATTTAACTAAAATAAAGATTTCTGGTAAGTTACCAAAAAGTCTTCAAATGTTTTTTCTTTTAGATAAAAGTAATAATTTTTTATTAAATATATTAAATAAATCAATTGGTTATATTGATGAATATGACAAACAAAAAATCCTAAATAAATGGCTATCTATTCAATATAAAAAAAGTTTTGATTATTCTCTTTTAGGAAAAATA from Malaciobacter molluscorum LMG 25693 includes:
- the kdsA gene encoding 3-deoxy-8-phosphooctulonate synthase, whose amino-acid sequence is MIILTGPCVLEDRDTVMKIAEKLQPLSEDKRVEFYFKASFDKANRTSIHSYRGPGLDEGLKIFEEVKKEFGYKLITDIHESHQAKPAAEVIDILQIPAFLCRQTDLLVEAAKTNAKINIKKGQFLAADAMKHPVQKVLETRGEKDINYNISKQNGVWLCERGNTFGYGALVVDMRNLILMREYAPVIFDATHSVQIPSTGGTTGGNSEFVSYMARAAASVGVDGFFFETHIDPSIAKSDGPNMLEVSKLYKTVDEIFAIKDALNI
- the ribH gene encoding 6,7-dimethyl-8-ribityllumazine synthase, whose amino-acid sequence is MKVIEGKLRLNGNEKIAIINGRFNHIITDRLVEGAKDAFIRHGGNEDNLDLLLVPGAFEIPFALEKALESGKYDAVCCVGAVIRGATPHFDYISAEATKGIATVTLKYGKPVSNGVLTTDTIEQAIERAGSKVGNKGAEAMITIIEMLDLYNELGK
- the nusB gene encoding transcription antitermination factor NusB, producing MATRTQARESVIGLLYAVDLGNDGIIKFVDEILEDKKIRNKQKDFALNLFNGVIDNLEKIDEEIQVHLNQGSLNDLGNVEKSILRLAVYEILFENLDKPIIINEAIELSKRLASDNAPKFINGVLDKVKR
- the pyrF gene encoding orotidine-5'-phosphate decarboxylase, producing the protein MKLCISLDLPTAKENIELVKKVNELENISEVWLKVGFRSFIRDGQKFLEDLKAINNSFKLFLDLKLYDIPNTMADAAFEISNFGIVDMFNIHASSGRIAMQTVMQRIKDIPNRPIVLAVTALTSFDNDNFRSVYNEDIDTKARRFAIDAFDSGIDGVVCSAHESRDIKSCTADDFITLCPGIRPFGEDSQDQKRVADLDFAKKELVDYIVVGRPIYKSEEPKEVVNKILENI
- a CDS encoding ABC transporter substrate-binding protein; this translates as MQSIIKKLIILFCFITFSNLYSKDLDKVSLQLSWFNQFQFAGYYIAKEKGFYKDVGLDVDIKNYDFNIDVPTEVSNGNSNFGIGRETLLLDKSEGKDVVSLYATFQASPLVLISLKNSNIESIKDFENKKIMATPGDATEVSIKAMITSKNIDFKKMIFLKHSHNVMDLVNKKTDIMSAYISKAPYSLDKKNIKYNIFYPKDYGFDMYSDFLFTNSHEIKNNEQRVIDFKNASLRGWEYAFSHINETAKLIYDKYNNKNLTIDELIFEAKKLKKLAYYDNANLGDIKLDKVQRIFDLYNVMGLTKKQISISQFVYNNKFNLFTKGEKAYIKNNKIVNICINENKNRTGILKDFINLIEKNSGFEFNIINSKDWNSSLSLLKTKQCDILPSSFKSLALKQYFSFTKKYVDIPLVIATKHDVSFIDNIRSLKNKTIGVINDKNLISFLNKNYPSLKIQRVNSLDEGLDLVSHNKLFAQIDTITSISKKIQDKYLTKIKISGKLPKSLQMFFLLDKSNNFLLNILNKSIGYIDEYDKQKILNKWLSIQYKKSFDYSLLGKIFLAFIVIIGILIYRQRLLNNVNEVLKYKVNEKTKELIQLNESLERRIEQEVESNREKDRLLSQQIKLAAMGEMLENIAHQWRQPLSIISTTASGVEVQISANLLTNDELIKSMIIINETAQNLSKTIDDFRQFYEPNKKIVKFKAKDLYLKILNNVNTSYTSLDIKIIGDIEDIDIEGLDSELIQVILNILNNAKDALIMNNKNIEKLIFIDIKKKREKVFITIKDNAGGIKDEIIERVFEPYFTTKHKFQGTGIGLYMTREIIAKHMNGEITVKNKEYKYNQNSYTGAVFKIKL